CCGCCTGGTGGCGCCGATCCGGGTCGGCGAGGCGGTCCGCGTCGAGGTCGAGGTGCTGCGCCACTTCGCGGCGGCGACGCAGATCCGCGGCCGGGCGCTGGTCGACGGCGAGCTGCGCGCCGAGGGACGGGTCACGCTGGCGCAGCCGCGCTGAGCCGGGAGCGGGCTATCGCCGCGGGATGCGGGCGATGACCTTGATCTCGAACTGGAAGCCCGCGAGCCAGGTGACGCCGACGGCGGTGACGTTCGGCTTCGGCTCCGAGGCGAACGTGCTGCGCAAGGCTTCGAGCACGGGCCCGGCGCTCCGATCGGGGTCTATGAGGAAGAGCGTGAGGTCGACCACGTCGTCGAACGTGCATCCGCCGGCGCGGAGGACGCCTTCCAGGTTGTCGAAGGCCAGCCGGATCTGGCTGCGCAGATCGGGCTCGGGTGAGCCGTCCTCGCGGGCGCCGACCATGCCGGAGACGAACAGCAGGTCGCCGGAGCGGACGGCCGGCGAGTAGCCGTGCTCCGCGTAGAGCGCGTGGGGGCGGCTCGGGAAGACGGCCGTGCGCGTGCCCATGGCCGCCTATCCCACCCGCTCCACCGCCACCGGAATCCCGTTCAGCACCGCGTTCCCCGACAGCGGATCGAAGGCCGCTTCGTCCGCGAGCAGGTTCGAGTTCACGCCGGCGTGCTCCTGCGCGACGCGGATCGCGATGCCCGGGGCGTCGTGGCCCCAGCCGTGCGGAATGCTGACGACGCCGGGCATGATCGCGTCGGTGACCTCGACGGGCAGCTCGACGCTGCCGGTCTTCGAGCGCACGCGGGCGCGGGTGCCGCGGGCGATGCCGAGGCGGCCGGCGTCGTCGGGATGGAGCCACAGCGTGCAGCGCGCCTCGCCGCGGACGAGGTTCGGGACGTTGTGCATCCAGGAGTTGTTGGAGCGGAGATCGCGGCGGCCGACGAGCACCATGCCGTCGTCGCCGCGCGCGAGGCGCGCGCGCAGGCGCGGCAGATCGGCCAGGATCGGCTCGGGCGCCAGCTCGATGCGGCCCGACGGCGTGCGCAGCATCTCGGGGATGCGCGGGGCGAGCGGGCCCAGGTCGACGCCGTGCGGGTGCTGCTCGAGGAGGTCGAGCGAGAGGCCGTCGGGGTTCGTGCCGAAGCCGTCGCCGTAGGGGCCCGTGCGGACGAGCAGGTCGAGGAGCCGCGCCGGGCCGACGCGCGGCGCCAGCGCCGCCATGATCTCGTCGGGGTCGCGGCCGGCGACGTTCGACCCCGTCGCGCCGATCGCCTGCTCGACCTGCTGGCGGGCGACGAAGGCGTCGAGCGCTGCGGTGTCGGCGCCAGCGCCCTGGCCGAGGACGATGCCGGTGAGGCGCAGGATCACCTCCCAGTCGCTCGGCCGATCGGCCGGCGGGTCGAAGATCGGCGGCGACCAGTTGGCGTAGTTGCGGATCGCGAGCTGCCAGAGCGCGAGATCGTAGTGCGGCGACTCGAGCGGCGAGAGGCCGGGCAGGATCACGTCGGCGTGGCGCGTGGTCTCGTTCAGGTAGATGTCGAGCGAGAGCATGAAGTCGAGCGACGCGAAGGCGCGGTCGAGGCGCGCGCCGTTCGGATTCGAGAGCACGGGGTTGCCGGCGACGGTGATCATGGCGCGGATCTGGCCGTCGCCCGGGGTTTCGATCTCGTCCGCGAGCGCGCCGACGGGGAGCTCGCCCAGCACCTCGGGCAGGCCGCCGACGCGGCTCCTCCGCCGTCCGACCTGGAGCCCCTTGCCGCGCCCGGGCGTGCCGCGTGTGTTCGCGGCACCGACCGCGGCCTTGGTGAACATCGCGCCGCCGGATCGGTCGAGGTTGCCGGTGACCACGTTCAGCACGTCGATGAGCCAGCTGGTGACCGTCCCGAACTCCTGCTGGCAGGTGCCGACGCGGCCGTAGACCGCCGCGCACGGCGCCGCAGCGAGGTCGCGTGCGAGCGCCGCGATCGTGGCCGCGTCGATGCCGCAGACGGCCGCCACCTCGGCGGGCGCGAACTCGCGCGCGATCGCTTCGATCGGCGCGAGCCCGGCGACGTGCTCGGCGACGCCGCCGAGCCGGACCAGCTTCTCGGCGAACAGCACGTGCAGCATGCCGAGCAGCAGGAACGCGTCGGTGCCGGGACGGATGAAGTGGTGCGCCGTCGCCTCGGCGGCGGTGCGGCTGCGACGCGGATCGACGACGACGATGCGGCCGCCGCGCGCGCGGATGGCACGCAGGCGCTCCTTCACGTCGGGCGCCGTCATGAGGCTGCCGTTCGACATGAGCGGATCGGCGCCGAGCATGAGCAGGTACTGCGTACGGTCGAGGTCGGGCACCGGGATCGAGAGCGCGGTGCCGAACATGTAGCCGGCGCTGATCTGCTTCGGCATCTGGTCGACGGTGCTGGCCGAGTAGACGTTGCGCGTGCCGAGCACGCGCAGCAGCGCGCGTGGGTACAGCATCAGCACGAGATGATGCGCGGAGGGGTTGCCGAGATAGACGCCGACCCCGTCGCGCCCGTGCCGCGCGACGACCGGCGGCAGGCGGCGCTCGATCTCGGCGAAGGCCTCGTCCCAGGCCACCGGCACGTGGCGGCCGTCGCGCTTCACGAGCGGCTGGCGCAGGCGGTCGGGGTCGGCGTCGAGGTGCTTCAGCGCCGGACCCTTGGGGCAGAGGTAGCCGCGGCTGAACGGATCGGCGGCGTCGCCGCGGATGTCGACGACCTCGCGTCCCCGGGTCGTGATCGCGAGCCCGCACGTGGCCTCGCACAGCGGGCAGGTGCGGTAGTGCGTGACGGCGTCCATGTCGGGCTCGTACGCCCCCGCTCGCCCGCGCGCAATCCGGATCCGGCTTCCATATTCGGAGCTTGTGGGTCCCCCGGGGGTCGGATAAGGCCGATGGCGGATGGACGGGGACCGGGTGCGACAGGCCCTGCGCTTCGACGGGGCCTGGTGGCGCCGCCTCGCGGAGATGGGCTGCGTCTATGGGCCCGAGTGGTGGAAGCGCAGCGCCCCGCCTGCCATCGCGGCGCTCATCTACGCGATCGCCCGCGGCCAGCGCGAAGCGGTGCTCGCAAACCAGCTCCAGGTGCGCGGCGCGCGCCGCGCGCTGCGCGAGCACTGGGACGCCTACTGCGTCTTCGCCGAGCTGGCGCGCTCCATGACCGAGGGCATGGAGCAGTGGGGCCCGCACCCGAAGCCGCTGACGGTCACGATCCACGGCCAGGAGCTGGTCCATGCCGCGCTCGCCGAAGGCCGCGGCCTCGTCATGCTGACGGGCCACTTCGGCTCGTGGGAGGTCGGCGCCCGCCTGCTGTCCGACCTCGGCCGCCCGGCGCACCTCGTCACCGCGCACGAGCCGAACCCGACCGTGCACGAGTTCCTGCACCAGATGCGCACGCGGCACGGCTTCAACGTCATCTACTCCGACCGCTCGCTCTTCACCGGCCTGCCGGTGCTGCACGCGCTCCGTCGCCACGAGATCGTCGGCATGCAGATCGAGCCGTGGGGGCCGAAGCGGGGGAGCCAGGTGGTCGACTTCTTCGGCCGGCCGACGAGCTTCCAGCTCGGCCCGTTCGCGGTGGCCCGCGTGGCGCGGGCGCCGATCGTGGCGGTGTTCGCGCTGCGCACGGGCATCCGGCGCTACGAGCTGCGCATCGTCGGGCGCTTCGATCCGCGCACGCCAGCGGAGAGCGTGCAGGCGCTGCGGGACACGGTCGCGCTCTACGAGGACGTCGTACGGCAGGCGCCGAGCCAGTGGCTCATGTTCGAGCCGGTCTGGGGCGGCGAGGCGGGAACCGACGCGGAGGGTGCGGCGGCCCCGGCGCGTGCGGCCGGCGCCGGACGCTAGGCCCGTCCGGCTCGCTCACGAGATCGTCCCCCACGCCTCCGGGTTCCGTCGCAGGTACCCGTGCACCTTCGCGTTGGCGACCAGCATCGCCATCGACTCCAGCAGGTTCTTCCGCGGCGGCGGCACGAAGCGGCGCAGCATGCTGCGCACCGAGTAGAAGCCGCGGTAGACGTACTGGAAGCCCTCCAGCATCTCGTCCGTCGACATGTTCTGCGGGCGGACGATCGGGCTGCCGTAGTCGTAGCGTCCCCAGTCGCGGTCGAGGATGCGGCCGGCCGCCTCCATGTCGGTGTGGAACTTGGTGCCGGGGTAGGGCGCCGGCGTGAAGAGCTTCAGGAAGCTGATGCGGTTCTGGTCGAGCCACTCGAGCGTCTTCGGGAAGGTCTCGAGGGTGTCGCCGTCGAGCCCGACCATGACCAGGGCGATCACCTGGATGCCGGCGTCGCGCAGCTTCCTGATGTCCTCGGCGAAGCGGGACGGGCGGTTGAACTGCTTCGCGACCTGGGCGAGCGAGTCCTCGCTGAGGCTCTCGAAGCCGATCGAGAGGACGCGGCAGCCGGAGCGCGCGACGAGGTCCAGCAGCTCGGGGTCGCGCGCGACGTTGATCGTCGCCTGGCTCACCCACTGCACCTTGTGCGGGACGAGCGCGCGCAGCATCTCCTTCGCCGCCTCGGGGCGCGCCACGGGGTTGTCGTCCATGAGGAGGAAGCGGCGCGCGCCGATGGTGCGCATGCGGGCGATCTCGTCGATGAACTCCTCGACCGGGCGGGTGCGATAGCTGCGCTGGTAGTACGTCTGCACGGCGCAGTACTCGCAGGGATGCGGACAGCCGCGCGAGAAGAACGTCGGCCAATAGAAGTACATGCGGTAGAGCCAGCTCGCGCGGAAGGCGTCGGGCTTGAGCAGCGGCAGCGACCACGGGTCGATCGCGGGTACGTCGCGCAGATCGTGCCAGCGCTCGGCGCGGTAGATGCCGCGCGAGCGGCCGGCGGCGAGGTCGGCGAGGACGTCGGCCCAGACGTACTCGGCTTCGCCGGCGACGACGGCGTCGGCGTGGCGCAGCGAGTCCTCCGGCGTCAGCGTGACCCAGGTGCCGCCGAGGACGACCTTCCTGCCGCGGGCGCGGAAGCGATCGGCCAGGTGGTAGGCCCGCGTGATCTGCGGGCCCATGGCCGTCAGGCCGACGACGTCGGCCCACTGCTCCACCGCCTCGAGGTCGAGGTCCTGCATCAGCTCGTCGGCGAAGCGGACCTCGTGCTCCGGGGGCGTCAGCGCCTTCAGGTAGGGGAGCGTCGTGCCGCTCGTCCAGTAGCGCGTCGTCTTGTGGAGCGAGCCGTCGGGCAGGTGGTGGCTCGGCGAGATCAGGAAGATGCGCATGCGACGGCGCGGCGGATGATGTCGGGGGGTCTCCGGGCTGTCAACGCGTGACGTCGCTTGACTCCCCCTGCCGTCGCAACGCACGCTGCCGGGGACGTGAGCCAGGCGCCGTCCGTTCCCGCCGCGGCCCCCGCCGCCGATCCCATCGCCGCCCTCGACGCCACCGTCGCGCGTGCGGCGAAGAGCCCGCTGTATGCGACGCGCCTCGCCGGCGTCCGCATCCGTGCGCTCGACGACCTGCACGCCCTGCCCCTGACGACGCGCGCCGATCTCCAGCAGGCGGGACCGCACGGCACGCGCGCGGTGCCGCTTGAGGCCGTCTGCCACTTCGGCGAGTCGTCCGGTACGAGCGGCGGCGCGGTCAACACGACGTGGCTCACCGCCGACGACTTCGCGCGCGACGCCGCGACGCTGCGGGCTCGCCATCCCGACGTCTTCGCCCCCGGCCGCGTGCTGCTGAACCGCTTTCCGTTCATGGCCGCGCCGGCGCACCTGATGCAGCTGGTCGCGCAGCAGGGCGGCGGCGTCGCCGTTCCCGCCGGCAACATCAACTGGGACGTGCCGTTCCCGCGTGCGCTCGAGCT
The sequence above is a segment of the bacterium genome. Coding sequences within it:
- a CDS encoding lysophospholipid acyltransferase family protein is translated as MDGDRVRQALRFDGAWWRRLAEMGCVYGPEWWKRSAPPAIAALIYAIARGQREAVLANQLQVRGARRALREHWDAYCVFAELARSMTEGMEQWGPHPKPLTVTIHGQELVHAALAEGRGLVMLTGHFGSWEVGARLLSDLGRPAHLVTAHEPNPTVHEFLHQMRTRHGFNVIYSDRSLFTGLPVLHALRRHEIVGMQIEPWGPKRGSQVVDFFGRPTSFQLGPFAVARVARAPIVAVFALRTGIRRYELRIVGRFDPRTPAESVQALRDTVALYEDVVRQAPSQWLMFEPVWGGEAGTDAEGAAAPARAAGAGR
- a CDS encoding radical SAM protein, which codes for MRIFLISPSHHLPDGSLHKTTRYWTSGTTLPYLKALTPPEHEVRFADELMQDLDLEAVEQWADVVGLTAMGPQITRAYHLADRFRARGRKVVLGGTWVTLTPEDSLRHADAVVAGEAEYVWADVLADLAAGRSRGIYRAERWHDLRDVPAIDPWSLPLLKPDAFRASWLYRMYFYWPTFFSRGCPHPCEYCAVQTYYQRSYRTRPVEEFIDEIARMRTIGARRFLLMDDNPVARPEAAKEMLRALVPHKVQWVSQATINVARDPELLDLVARSGCRVLSIGFESLSEDSLAQVAKQFNRPSRFAEDIRKLRDAGIQVIALVMVGLDGDTLETFPKTLEWLDQNRISFLKLFTPAPYPGTKFHTDMEAAGRILDRDWGRYDYGSPIVRPQNMSTDEMLEGFQYVYRGFYSVRSMLRRFVPPPRKNLLESMAMLVANAKVHGYLRRNPEAWGTIS
- a CDS encoding molybdopterin-dependent oxidoreductase, with product MDAVTHYRTCPLCEATCGLAITTRGREVVDIRGDAADPFSRGYLCPKGPALKHLDADPDRLRQPLVKRDGRHVPVAWDEAFAEIERRLPPVVARHGRDGVGVYLGNPSAHHLVLMLYPRALLRVLGTRNVYSASTVDQMPKQISAGYMFGTALSIPVPDLDRTQYLLMLGADPLMSNGSLMTAPDVKERLRAIRARGGRIVVVDPRRSRTAAEATAHHFIRPGTDAFLLLGMLHVLFAEKLVRLGGVAEHVAGLAPIEAIAREFAPAEVAAVCGIDAATIAALARDLAAAPCAAVYGRVGTCQQEFGTVTSWLIDVLNVVTGNLDRSGGAMFTKAAVGAANTRGTPGRGKGLQVGRRRSRVGGLPEVLGELPVGALADEIETPGDGQIRAMITVAGNPVLSNPNGARLDRAFASLDFMLSLDIYLNETTRHADVILPGLSPLESPHYDLALWQLAIRNYANWSPPIFDPPADRPSDWEVILRLTGIVLGQGAGADTAALDAFVARQQVEQAIGATGSNVAGRDPDEIMAALAPRVGPARLLDLLVRTGPYGDGFGTNPDGLSLDLLEQHPHGVDLGPLAPRIPEMLRTPSGRIELAPEPILADLPRLRARLARGDDGMVLVGRRDLRSNNSWMHNVPNLVRGEARCTLWLHPDDAGRLGIARGTRARVRSKTGSVELPVEVTDAIMPGVVSIPHGWGHDAPGIAIRVAQEHAGVNSNLLADEAAFDPLSGNAVLNGIPVAVERVG
- a CDS encoding RidA family protein — protein: MGTRTAVFPSRPHALYAEHGYSPAVRSGDLLFVSGMVGAREDGSPEPDLRSQIRLAFDNLEGVLRAGGCTFDDVVDLTLFLIDPDRSAGPVLEALRSTFASEPKPNVTAVGVTWLAGFQFEIKVIARIPRR